The following coding sequences lie in one Paramisgurnus dabryanus chromosome 16, PD_genome_1.1, whole genome shotgun sequence genomic window:
- the kcnip1a gene encoding A-type potassium channel modulatory protein KCNIP1 isoform X3: protein MGAVVGTLAMQSRQRRPSRDKLDDDFEPSVVCHRPEALEQLEAQTNFNKKELQVLYRGFKNECPSGVVSEETFKQIYSQFFPHGDSSTYAHYLFNSFDSTHNGSIKFEDFVTALSILLRGSTIEKLQWTFNLYDINGDGYINKEEMTDIVKAIYDMMGRFTYPALKTDTTKQHVDAFFQKMDKNRDGVVTLDEFILSCQEDANIMRSLQLFENVI, encoded by the exons ATAAGTTAGATGATGATTTTGAGCCATCGGTGGTTTGTCATCGTCCAGAAGCTTTGGAGCAACTAGAGGCCCAAACAAACTTCAACAAGAAAGAACTACAAGTGCTCTACAGAGGCTTCAAAAAT GAATGTCCCAGTGGAGTTGTCAGTGAGGAGACCTTCAAACAAATCTACTCACAGTTTTTTCCCCACGGAG ATTCCAGCACATACGCACATTATCTGTTCAACTCTTTTGACTCCACCCATAATGGATCCATCAAATTTGAG GACTTTGTGACAGCTCTCTCCATCTTGCTAAGAGGCTCAACTATAGAGAAGTTACAGTGGACCTTTAATCTTTATGACATAAACGGAGATGGTTACATTAATAAAGAG GAAATGACAGATATAGTCAAAGCCATATATGATATGATGGGACGTTTTACATATCCTGCTCTGAAGACCGACACAACCAAACAACATGTGGATGCTTTCTTTCAG aAAATGGACAAGAATAGAGATGGAGTCGTCACACTGGATGAGTTTATTCTCTCCTGTCAAGAG GATGCAAACATCATGAGATCGTTGCAGCTCTTCGAGAACGTCATATAG